One window of the Granulicella arctica genome contains the following:
- a CDS encoding DUF885 domain-containing protein gives MRKLCSLAALGVLMLSPALPAQHVSADGSMQTFNTLSEQFFSDVYFHFSPTAGTSTGLHQYDTQLEDYSAAGVQKQVAALHLFEKKIDAIDPSALDAPVAADREILLNNIRSSLLSLEVIRGWEKNPDNYSSGIAGSIFVIMSRDYAPVNTRLHAAIEREKLMPQVLLEGRKNLKNPPKIYTEIALEQIDGLVSFFQNDVPSAFSAATDPDTKAAFATSNAAVIEALKSYGAWMKSDLLPRSNGDYKFGADTFAKKLKYDEMVDIPLDRLLEIANADLHRNQAEFARVAKEVDPSKTPQEVLAQLATVHPAPDKLLQAFQDQFASLIAFIDSNHIITIPSKVEPTLEETPPFMRATTQASMDPPGAFETHSTKAYFNVTLPEKDWTPAHIAEHMAAFNVGTITSTAVHEAYPGHYVQFLWQPQFPSKIRKLIGANTNIEGWAHYCEQMMLDEGYLPPNTAASSREAKLIRLGQLQDALLRDARFVNSIKLHMGAFTFDQAVDFFVTEGYQSHAVGLMETKRGTADATYLYYTLGKLEIMKLRADLKTKQGAAFNLQHFHDDLMRQGFAPIKIIRKSMLHDDSSVL, from the coding sequence ATGCGCAAACTTTGCAGCCTTGCAGCCCTCGGAGTCCTCATGCTCTCCCCTGCTCTCCCCGCCCAGCATGTCTCCGCAGACGGCTCCATGCAGACCTTCAACACCCTCTCCGAGCAGTTCTTCTCCGACGTGTACTTCCACTTCTCGCCCACTGCGGGCACGTCGACCGGGCTGCACCAGTACGACACCCAGCTTGAGGATTATTCCGCAGCGGGTGTGCAAAAACAGGTTGCCGCCTTGCACCTCTTCGAGAAGAAAATCGACGCCATCGACCCTTCCGCACTCGATGCACCCGTAGCCGCCGACCGCGAGATCCTCCTCAACAACATCCGCAGCAGCCTCCTCTCGCTCGAAGTCATCCGCGGGTGGGAGAAGAATCCCGATAACTATTCCTCCGGCATCGCCGGATCGATCTTCGTCATCATGAGCCGCGACTATGCGCCGGTCAACACGCGCCTGCACGCCGCCATCGAGCGCGAAAAGCTGATGCCGCAGGTGCTCCTCGAAGGCCGCAAAAATCTCAAGAATCCACCAAAGATCTACACCGAGATTGCCCTCGAACAGATCGACGGTCTCGTCAGCTTCTTCCAGAACGACGTACCCTCCGCCTTCTCCGCGGCGACCGATCCCGACACCAAGGCAGCCTTTGCCACGTCAAACGCGGCCGTGATTGAAGCCCTCAAATCCTACGGCGCATGGATGAAGTCCGACCTGCTGCCCCGCTCCAATGGTGACTACAAGTTCGGAGCCGACACCTTCGCAAAGAAGCTCAAATATGACGAGATGGTCGACATCCCTCTCGATCGTCTCCTCGAAATCGCCAACGCTGATCTACACAGGAATCAGGCCGAGTTCGCCCGCGTCGCCAAGGAGGTTGACCCCTCCAAGACCCCGCAGGAGGTCCTCGCCCAACTGGCCACCGTCCACCCCGCACCCGATAAGCTTCTCCAGGCCTTTCAGGACCAGTTCGCCAGCCTGATCGCCTTCATCGACTCTAACCACATCATCACCATTCCCTCCAAAGTCGAGCCGACCCTCGAAGAGACGCCGCCCTTCATGCGCGCCACCACCCAGGCCTCCATGGACCCTCCGGGAGCCTTCGAGACCCACTCCACCAAGGCCTACTTCAACGTAACTCTGCCCGAGAAGGACTGGACCCCGGCCCATATCGCCGAACACATGGCCGCCTTCAACGTCGGCACCATTACCTCGACCGCGGTCCACGAAGCCTACCCCGGTCATTACGTCCAGTTCCTCTGGCAGCCACAGTTTCCCAGCAAGATCCGCAAACTGATCGGCGCGAACACCAACATCGAGGGCTGGGCTCACTACTGCGAGCAGATGATGCTGGATGAGGGCTACCTTCCCCCCAATACCGCCGCATCCTCCCGCGAGGCTAAACTCATTCGACTCGGCCAGCTCCAGGACGCCCTCCTCAGAGATGCACGCTTCGTGAACTCCATCAAGCTCCACATGGGAGCATTCACCTTCGACCAGGCGGTCGACTTCTTCGTCACCGAGGGCTACCAGTCCCACGCCGTCGGCCTCATGGAGACCAAGCGCGGCACCGCTGACGCCACCTACCTCTACTACACCCTCGGCAAGCTTGAAATCATGAAGCTGCGCGCCGACCTCAAGACGAAGCAGGGCGCAGCGTTCAACCTGCAGCACTTCCACGACGACCTCATGCGCCAGGGCTTCGCACCCATCAAAATCATCCGAAAATCCATGCTGCACGACGACTCGTCTGTCCTGTAA
- the mfd gene encoding transcription-repair coupling factor produces MVLPFVRELLADLEHSDAFERVRRHLSGGTGRRRVSGLTATARGLYLPLFVRASNAPAVMIVADNKAAEALHAAVLSACELTGALPAETVLRLPGHDVLPFENLSPHLEIQEHRAATLWKIATGQARLVIAPLEAASMKLFPRDYYRALALHLRTGEEYLPDMLVEHCLSVGYTRVDVVEMPGQVTIRGGIIDVYSPEMDRPVRIDFFGDEIESIRKFDPETQRSSSHLDDALLLPLTETPVTEKLLTAINARLTRSGLAGANLEGGELPAELQTHVHISGAPSSTASSSRVGSTEATIFPGWEFFAPVAGANLTLLDLLSASGPAPRVFIEEPSMVKNQGERWWNKVEQRHERSGIGNLVRPEDIYLSPWDLDDRLRKFCGCELDQLGLVDVLDADRSDLSEVDFATRPTQRFHGSIPALIDQLKLLMTQDARILLTAPNQGEVERLAGLLQEYQVPYRLGSRNEAPGSATVYSESSYLAGNLSTPVIVKTPMASGVQILDLTRATARQIIIFGAQDLTDDADVTARPARRSKSKTSAFISDFRDLQVGDYVVHVEHGIAQYCGLRVIEENDQPPLELMILEFADDAKLYIPLTRLDLIQKYRSSDTGPAPERNKLGTQAWQKTKARVKKAMQDMTGELLKLYAQRKAAQGTPFSPDTNMQHEFEDAFDFNETDDQLSAIADIKQDMESTQPMDRLLCGDVGYGKTEVAMRAAFKAVQDSKQVAVLTPTTVLSFQHYESFKRRFANFPVNIEMISRFRTAKEQKGILEKVEEGKVDILIGTHRVLSKDLKFQDLGLLVVDEEQRFGVRHKERLKQIRSAIDVLSMSATPIPRTLHMSLIGLRDMSVIETPPKDRMAIQTIVAKFDEKLVRTAIEMELERGGQIYFVHNRVETIYDMATMIREQVPSARVVIGHGQLPEAELERVMLAFMNHEYDVLVATSIIENGLDIPLANTIIINRADRHGLSELYQLRGRVGRSNRRAYAYLLIPPEKELTEIARRRLAALKEFSDLGAGFKIAALDLELRGAGNMLGGEQSGHIEAIGFEMYTTMLEEAVRKMKGEDDKPAHAGTVLNLGISVRIDSDYIPEENQRLRMYKRIAGAEDFATLTDVRAELQDRYGTPPEAVLNLLAAGEIRLHCEQLGIAQLDRKRTQIEQGKTKIFVEMLHIKFAERQAGGAPATAPGEAPARERTIDPGILMKIVSRNAKRGAQFTPQGILRWPLTSSKAEEVLAETRALLDSLDTSM; encoded by the coding sequence ATGGTTCTCCCCTTCGTCCGCGAACTACTGGCGGACCTCGAACACTCAGACGCCTTCGAACGTGTACGCCGCCACCTCAGCGGAGGCACAGGGCGCAGACGTGTCTCCGGCCTCACCGCCACGGCGCGCGGCCTATATCTCCCACTCTTCGTCCGCGCCTCTAACGCACCAGCCGTCATGATCGTTGCGGACAACAAGGCCGCAGAAGCTCTGCACGCAGCCGTGCTCAGCGCCTGCGAGCTAACCGGAGCGCTCCCCGCCGAGACCGTCCTTCGGCTACCGGGTCACGACGTGCTCCCCTTTGAAAATCTCTCGCCGCACCTTGAAATCCAGGAGCATCGCGCCGCCACCCTCTGGAAGATCGCCACCGGTCAGGCCCGCCTCGTCATCGCTCCCCTCGAAGCCGCGAGCATGAAGCTCTTCCCACGCGACTACTACCGCGCCCTCGCCCTCCATCTCCGCACCGGCGAAGAGTACCTTCCCGACATGCTCGTCGAGCACTGCCTCTCCGTCGGCTACACCCGCGTCGACGTCGTCGAGATGCCCGGCCAGGTCACCATCCGCGGCGGCATCATCGACGTCTACTCGCCAGAGATGGACCGCCCCGTCCGCATCGACTTCTTCGGCGACGAGATCGAGTCCATCCGCAAGTTCGACCCCGAGACGCAGCGATCCAGCTCCCACCTCGACGACGCTCTGCTGCTCCCCCTCACCGAAACGCCCGTCACCGAAAAACTCCTCACCGCCATCAACGCCCGCCTCACCCGTTCCGGTCTCGCAGGTGCAAACCTCGAAGGCGGCGAACTCCCCGCCGAACTCCAGACCCACGTACACATTTCAGGTGCCCCATCCTCGACAGCCTCATCGTCGCGGGTGGGATCGACCGAGGCCACCATCTTCCCCGGCTGGGAGTTCTTCGCTCCCGTCGCCGGAGCCAATCTCACCCTCCTCGATCTCCTCTCCGCCTCCGGTCCTGCGCCACGCGTCTTCATCGAAGAGCCCAGCATGGTCAAGAATCAGGGTGAACGCTGGTGGAACAAGGTTGAGCAGCGGCACGAGCGCTCCGGCATCGGCAATCTCGTTCGCCCCGAAGACATCTATCTCTCCCCATGGGACCTCGACGACCGCCTCCGCAAGTTCTGCGGCTGCGAACTAGACCAGCTCGGCCTGGTCGACGTCCTTGATGCCGACCGCAGCGACCTCTCCGAGGTCGACTTCGCCACACGCCCCACACAGCGCTTTCACGGCAGCATTCCCGCCCTGATCGACCAGTTGAAGCTCCTCATGACGCAGGATGCCCGCATCCTCCTCACCGCCCCCAATCAGGGCGAGGTCGAGCGACTCGCCGGGCTCTTGCAGGAGTACCAGGTTCCCTACCGCCTCGGCTCCCGCAACGAAGCCCCCGGCAGCGCCACCGTCTACTCCGAATCCAGCTATCTCGCGGGAAATCTCAGCACCCCCGTGATCGTCAAAACCCCCATGGCCAGTGGCGTCCAGATCCTTGACCTCACCCGGGCCACTGCCCGCCAGATCATCATCTTTGGCGCACAAGACCTCACCGACGACGCCGACGTCACCGCCCGCCCGGCCCGTCGCAGCAAGTCCAAGACCTCTGCCTTCATCTCCGACTTCCGCGACCTGCAGGTCGGCGACTACGTCGTCCACGTCGAACACGGCATCGCGCAATACTGCGGCCTTAGAGTCATCGAAGAGAACGACCAGCCGCCCCTCGAACTCATGATCCTGGAGTTCGCCGACGACGCGAAACTGTACATTCCGCTCACGCGCCTCGACCTCATCCAGAAGTACCGTTCCTCCGACACCGGCCCCGCGCCCGAGCGCAACAAGCTCGGCACGCAGGCATGGCAAAAGACCAAGGCCCGCGTCAAGAAGGCCATGCAGGACATGACCGGCGAGCTGCTCAAGCTCTACGCGCAGCGCAAAGCCGCACAGGGAACGCCCTTTTCGCCCGACACCAACATGCAGCATGAATTCGAAGACGCCTTCGACTTCAACGAGACAGACGACCAGCTCTCCGCCATCGCCGACATCAAGCAGGACATGGAATCCACCCAGCCCATGGACCGTCTCCTCTGCGGCGACGTCGGCTACGGCAAAACCGAAGTCGCCATGCGCGCAGCCTTCAAAGCCGTGCAGGATTCCAAACAGGTCGCCGTCCTCACCCCGACGACCGTTCTCTCCTTCCAGCACTACGAATCCTTCAAGCGCCGCTTCGCCAACTTCCCCGTCAATATCGAAATGATCTCCCGCTTCCGCACCGCCAAGGAGCAGAAGGGCATCCTCGAAAAGGTCGAAGAGGGCAAGGTCGACATCCTCATCGGCACTCACCGCGTCCTCTCGAAGGACCTCAAATTTCAGGATCTCGGCCTCCTCGTCGTCGACGAAGAACAGCGCTTCGGCGTCCGTCACAAAGAGCGTCTGAAGCAGATACGCTCTGCCATCGATGTCCTCTCCATGTCCGCCACGCCCATCCCGCGCACGCTGCACATGTCGCTCATCGGCCTGCGCGATATGTCCGTCATCGAGACGCCGCCCAAAGACCGCATGGCCATCCAGACCATCGTCGCCAAGTTCGACGAGAAGCTCGTCCGCACCGCCATTGAGATGGAGCTCGAACGCGGCGGCCAGATCTACTTCGTCCATAACCGCGTCGAAACCATCTACGACATGGCCACCATGATCCGCGAGCAGGTACCAAGTGCCCGCGTCGTCATCGGTCACGGTCAGCTTCCCGAAGCCGAGCTCGAGCGCGTCATGCTCGCCTTCATGAACCACGAGTACGACGTTCTCGTCGCCACCAGCATCATCGAGAACGGCCTTGATATCCCGCTCGCCAACACCATCATCATCAACCGCGCCGACCGCCATGGCCTCTCCGAGCTCTACCAGCTTCGCGGCCGCGTCGGTCGCTCCAACCGCCGCGCCTACGCCTACCTCCTCATCCCACCTGAAAAAGAACTTACCGAGATCGCTCGTCGCCGCCTCGCCGCCCTCAAGGAGTTCTCCGACCTCGGCGCCGGCTTCAAGATCGCCGCACTCGACCTCGAACTCCGCGGCGCAGGCAACATGCTCGGTGGCGAGCAGTCCGGCCACATCGAGGCCATCGGCTTCGAGATGTACACCACCATGCTCGAGGAAGCCGTCCGCAAGATGAAGGGTGAGGACGACAAGCCCGCCCACGCCGGAACCGTCCTCAATCTCGGCATCTCCGTCCGCATCGACTCCGACTACATCCCCGAGGAGAACCAGCGCCTCCGCATGTACAAGCGCATCGCCGGAGCCGAGGACTTCGCCACCCTCACCGACGTCCGCGCCGAACTGCAGGACCGTTACGGTACGCCGCCCGAAGCCGTCCTCAACCTGCTCGCCGCCGGAGAGATCCGCCTTCACTGCGAGCAGTTAGGGATCGCCCAGCTCGACCGCAAGCGCACCCAGATCGAGCAGGGAAAAACAAAGATCTTTGTGGAGATGCTGCACATCAAATTTGCAGAGCGCCAGGCCGGTGGCGCACCTGCTACTGCCCCCGGGGAAGCGCCAGCACGCGAGCGCACCATCGATCCCGGCATCCTCATGAAGATCGTCAGCCGTAACGCAAAACGAGGCGCACAATTTACGCCTCAAGGCATTCTCCGTTGGCCTCTAACGTCATCCAAAGCTGAAGAGGTCCTCGCGGAAACCCGGGCACTCCTCGACTCTCTTGACACCTCTATGTAA
- a CDS encoding cupin domain-containing protein, with amino-acid sequence MTITFIKSRHETAGCLDAFEVTIPPSVHLVIPHFHRHYDETVFGVDGITTWTIDGVVTQLHPGQQLFVPRGSHHTYANLHPHSSRMICLVTPGLLGPEYFQELSYAMDEDGPMDHAAIGLIMSRYGVIPAAIVDPIIMPKYSPKVLPQGTQSSLLGN; translated from the coding sequence TTGACCATCACCTTTATCAAGAGCCGGCATGAGACCGCCGGATGCCTTGACGCCTTCGAAGTAACGATCCCGCCCTCGGTTCACCTCGTCATTCCTCACTTCCACCGCCACTACGACGAGACGGTCTTCGGCGTCGACGGCATCACGACCTGGACCATCGACGGCGTCGTGACGCAACTGCATCCCGGCCAGCAACTCTTCGTTCCCCGCGGCAGTCACCACACATACGCAAATCTTCACCCGCACAGCTCGCGCATGATCTGCCTGGTTACACCCGGGCTGCTCGGTCCCGAATACTTTCAGGAACTCTCCTACGCCATGGATGAGGACGGGCCGATGGACCACGCGGCGATCGGCCTCATCATGAGCCGCTACGGAGTTATTCCCGCCGCTATCGTCGACCCGATTATCATGCCCAAGTACTCCCCCAAAGTGTTGCCCCAGGGCACGCAGAGTAGCCTGCTCGGGAACTAA
- the gatB gene encoding Asp-tRNA(Asn)/Glu-tRNA(Gln) amidotransferase subunit GatB, producing MATMTALSPAILAKYQPVIGLEVHVQLLTASKAFCGCVNQYGGEPNTHVCPTCLGLPGALPVLNRRAVEFAVLAAKAVNCEIRETSVFSRKNYFYPDSPKGYQISQFDKPIAENGWIDVLDAAGAPKRIGVTRLHMEEDAGKSIHDGFADSASRTYIDLNRCGTPLVEIVSEPDLRSADEVFEYLTKLKEILLYTGVSDCNMEEGSLRCDANVSVMLKGAKEYGTKAEVKNVNSFRYIRSAVEYEIERQIGVIEDGGRVVQESRLWNNAEGRTFSMRSKEQAHDYRYFPEPDLPPLVVGAAWQAEILSMLPELPEARRERMIAEYEITAQDAATLTATREFADRFEAAAKKAKSPKRVANLIQSELTMRLRLAGLELEQSPVSLEGIVMAADLAESGELSSKMLKQLLDTSFAESKDFPAVYERDKPKQISDVAAIEAMIDEVIAANPNQVAQYRGGKKTVAAFFVGNVMRLSKGQANPAMLNELVVKKLDS from the coding sequence ATGGCCACTATGACTGCACTCTCGCCTGCGATTCTCGCCAAGTACCAGCCTGTGATCGGGCTGGAGGTTCACGTTCAGCTTTTGACTGCCTCGAAGGCGTTCTGCGGGTGCGTCAATCAGTATGGCGGCGAGCCGAATACGCATGTTTGCCCGACGTGTCTTGGGTTGCCAGGCGCGCTGCCGGTGCTGAATCGGCGAGCGGTCGAGTTTGCCGTGCTGGCGGCGAAGGCGGTTAACTGCGAGATTCGGGAGACGAGTGTGTTCTCGCGTAAAAATTACTTCTATCCGGATTCGCCGAAGGGCTATCAGATCTCCCAGTTCGATAAGCCGATTGCCGAGAACGGCTGGATTGACGTTCTCGATGCTGCGGGCGCGCCGAAGCGGATCGGCGTGACGCGGCTGCACATGGAAGAAGATGCGGGTAAGAGCATCCACGATGGGTTTGCGGACTCGGCGTCGCGGACGTACATCGACCTGAATCGATGCGGCACACCGCTGGTTGAGATTGTGAGTGAGCCCGATCTTCGGAGCGCGGACGAGGTCTTCGAGTACCTGACGAAGCTGAAGGAGATCCTGCTCTATACGGGCGTTAGCGACTGCAACATGGAAGAGGGTTCGCTGCGCTGCGACGCGAACGTGAGCGTGATGCTGAAAGGTGCGAAGGAGTACGGTACGAAGGCTGAGGTGAAGAACGTCAACAGCTTTCGATACATTCGTTCGGCGGTGGAGTATGAGATTGAGCGGCAGATCGGCGTGATCGAGGATGGCGGGCGCGTCGTGCAGGAGTCGCGGCTTTGGAACAACGCTGAGGGACGGACGTTCTCGATGCGATCGAAGGAGCAGGCGCACGATTACCGCTACTTTCCTGAGCCGGATCTTCCGCCGCTTGTGGTTGGCGCGGCGTGGCAGGCGGAGATTTTGTCGATGCTGCCGGAGCTTCCGGAGGCGCGGCGCGAACGCATGATTGCGGAGTACGAGATTACAGCGCAGGATGCGGCAACGCTGACGGCGACGCGGGAGTTCGCAGATCGGTTTGAGGCTGCGGCGAAGAAGGCGAAGAGTCCGAAGCGGGTGGCCAACCTGATCCAGAGTGAACTGACGATGCGGCTGCGGCTTGCGGGGCTTGAGCTGGAGCAGTCGCCGGTCTCGCTTGAGGGGATCGTGATGGCGGCGGATCTGGCGGAGTCGGGTGAGCTTTCGAGCAAGATGCTGAAGCAGTTGCTCGATACTTCGTTCGCGGAGAGCAAGGACTTTCCTGCGGTGTACGAGCGGGATAAGCCGAAGCAGATCTCGGATGTGGCGGCGATTGAGGCGATGATCGATGAGGTAATTGCGGCGAATCCGAACCAGGTTGCGCAGTATCGCGGCGGCAAGAAGACGGTTGCGGCGTTCTTCGTCGGCAACGTGATGCGGCTGTCGAAGGGGCAGGCGAATCCGGCGATGCTGAATGAACTGGTTGTCAAGAAGCTGGATAGCTAG
- a CDS encoding glycoside hydrolase family 18 protein has product MPLFRLVMAALLAAASVLEPSVAHGQSLPAATSPATAPLLTGYFPQWGLYNDPQYLVKNLVTNGGAAMLDQVNYAQGFVTGGHCSIADPNADLNYTFPAEQSVNGIADDPKESFRGNLHQLVELKRRYPNLKLIISLEGRGSNFAEDTQPLNRDAFVDSCIDIFIKGNFAPGITVPGLFDGIDIDWEYPHKDDAVNYLALLTEFRHKMDALRPGLRLNIAVGTSPQLYEGTDMAAVSKLVNQMALMTYDFAGPWSKITGLIAPLRAGTAHNTGTVEDTVDAYRALGVPAAKLFMGIPFYGYGWHQVTEDDNGMFQEGQPIRGDHPYRDIAPIIAQSTIYRDSASQAPWLFDGDIFWTYEDPTSIAHKVEYARKQHLGGMMIWELGSDTTDALLLRSAHNALAPTATTATQTSSSPTAPPSLR; this is encoded by the coding sequence ATGCCCCTTTTTCGTCTCGTCATGGCTGCACTTCTGGCCGCGGCCTCCGTGCTGGAGCCGTCGGTCGCCCATGGCCAATCCTTACCAGCCGCAACGAGTCCCGCCACAGCCCCATTGCTCACCGGCTACTTCCCCCAATGGGGCCTCTATAACGATCCCCAGTACCTCGTTAAGAATCTCGTCACCAACGGCGGCGCAGCCATGCTCGACCAGGTGAACTACGCCCAGGGCTTCGTCACCGGAGGCCACTGCTCCATCGCCGACCCGAACGCCGACCTCAACTACACCTTCCCCGCAGAGCAAAGCGTCAACGGCATAGCCGACGATCCGAAAGAAAGCTTTCGCGGCAATCTCCACCAGCTTGTTGAATTGAAGCGCCGTTACCCAAACCTCAAGCTGATCATCTCGCTCGAAGGTCGCGGTTCGAACTTTGCCGAAGATACCCAGCCGCTGAATCGCGACGCCTTCGTCGACTCCTGCATCGACATCTTCATCAAGGGAAACTTCGCTCCGGGCATCACCGTACCCGGCCTCTTCGACGGCATCGACATCGACTGGGAGTATCCCCACAAAGACGACGCTGTAAACTATCTCGCCTTACTCACCGAGTTCCGCCACAAGATGGACGCACTCCGGCCCGGCCTAAGGCTGAACATCGCCGTGGGCACAAGTCCGCAGCTCTATGAAGGCACCGACATGGCAGCCGTCAGCAAGCTGGTCAACCAGATGGCCCTGATGACCTACGACTTCGCCGGTCCCTGGAGCAAGATCACCGGGCTCATCGCGCCGCTCCGTGCAGGCACAGCCCACAACACGGGCACGGTAGAAGATACGGTCGACGCCTACCGCGCTCTCGGCGTTCCCGCCGCAAAGCTTTTCATGGGAATCCCTTTCTACGGCTACGGCTGGCATCAGGTCACCGAAGACGACAACGGCATGTTTCAGGAAGGTCAGCCCATCCGGGGCGATCACCCTTATCGTGACATCGCGCCGATCATCGCCCAGTCAACCATCTACCGCGACTCCGCCTCCCAGGCCCCATGGCTCTTCGACGGCGATATCTTCTGGACCTACGAAGATCCCACCTCCATCGCTCACAAAGTGGAGTATGCCCGCAAACAGCACCTCGGCGGGATGATGATCTGGGAACTCGGCAGCGACACCACCGATGCACTCCTACTTCGATCCGCTCACAATGCTCTCGCCCCAACAGCCACCACCGCAACGCAAACTTCGTCATCGCCCACGGCACCGCCCAGCCTCCGCTAG
- a CDS encoding formate/nitrite transporter family protein yields MVFQLRRRQPKQEAASSNDAQKNLQRPSAQEIYEQVANNARQELGRSTVSLIISGLAGGIFMGLSALGTAIALSMLGPSTQAQFVAKMFYPIGFIVVILGRSQLFTENTLYPVALVLAEKKHFWHTMRLWAAVLPSNVVGALSFASLAALTGAISPEIVRSLSQLGLDATHHPPSTIFWSGVMGGWIIATVAWLVSGSHSITGSVIIIWLLAFVVGLGNFAHCIAASGEVFAAILTGQLPWLAFPKWFLPAVAGNICGGVGMVTLLEYGQVIYGGDADAEAIPAPEKTENESL; encoded by the coding sequence ATGGTCTTCCAACTTCGTCGCCGCCAGCCAAAGCAGGAAGCTGCGTCCAGCAACGACGCCCAGAAAAACCTGCAGCGCCCGAGCGCACAGGAGATCTACGAGCAGGTCGCCAACAACGCCCGGCAGGAACTCGGCCGCTCCACCGTATCGCTCATCATCTCGGGCCTCGCCGGCGGCATCTTCATGGGTCTCTCCGCCCTCGGCACAGCCATAGCCCTCTCGATGCTTGGCCCCTCGACGCAGGCGCAGTTCGTCGCGAAGATGTTCTACCCGATCGGCTTTATCGTGGTCATCCTCGGCCGCTCCCAGCTCTTCACCGAAAACACACTTTACCCCGTCGCTCTCGTTCTGGCCGAAAAGAAGCATTTCTGGCACACAATGCGGCTCTGGGCCGCCGTCCTTCCTTCAAACGTCGTCGGCGCACTCTCATTCGCCTCCCTCGCGGCCCTCACTGGAGCCATCAGCCCCGAGATTGTCCGCTCTCTCAGCCAACTCGGTCTGGACGCCACGCACCATCCGCCCTCCACCATCTTCTGGAGCGGCGTCATGGGCGGCTGGATCATCGCCACCGTCGCGTGGCTTGTCTCCGGCTCGCACTCCATCACCGGCTCCGTCATCATTATCTGGCTGCTCGCATTCGTAGTCGGCCTCGGCAACTTCGCCCACTGCATAGCTGCCAGCGGCGAAGTCTTCGCAGCCATTCTCACCGGCCAGCTTCCATGGCTTGCGTTCCCGAAATGGTTCCTGCCCGCAGTCGCCGGCAATATCTGCGGCGGCGTCGGCATGGTCACCCTGCTCGAATACGGTCAGGTCATCTATGGAGGAGACGCCGACGCCGAAGCCATCCCTGCTCCTGAGAAGACTGAAAACGAGTCACTCTAA
- a CDS encoding zinc-dependent alcohol dehydrogenase family protein produces MAPKVLKLEDLPIPEPGPGEVRLRVKALGLNRAEVMFRQGQYLYAPELPSQLGYEASGTVEAVGPDVDATWLGKTVSTVPSFRLTDYGVYGEVAIVPTFALAEYPVNLSYEQGTSIWMQYITAYGALIHFGKLNSNDFVLITAASSSVGLAAIEIANAGGAISIATTRTSAKKAELLAAGADYVIATDEEDLVARVNQITAGKGARIVFDPIAGKGLEALAAATAVSGIIFEYGALATDPTPYPLFPALSKHLTIKAYTLFEIVPYPALLAKAKQYIYEHLAAGDFNPRIDKSFPLEQIVEAHRYMETNAQIGKIVVTV; encoded by the coding sequence GTGGCCCCCAAAGTCCTCAAGCTTGAAGATCTTCCGATTCCCGAGCCGGGACCCGGCGAAGTTCGCCTCCGCGTAAAGGCGCTCGGCCTCAACCGTGCCGAGGTGATGTTCCGCCAGGGTCAATATCTCTACGCTCCCGAACTGCCCTCGCAGCTCGGCTACGAAGCCTCAGGCACAGTTGAAGCCGTCGGTCCCGACGTCGACGCCACGTGGCTCGGCAAGACCGTCAGCACCGTCCCCTCGTTCCGCCTCACGGACTACGGCGTCTACGGCGAAGTAGCCATCGTGCCAACCTTCGCTCTGGCCGAGTACCCCGTCAACCTCTCCTACGAGCAGGGAACCTCCATCTGGATGCAGTACATCACCGCCTACGGCGCACTCATCCACTTCGGCAAGCTCAACAGCAATGACTTCGTCCTCATCACCGCCGCAAGCAGCAGCGTCGGTCTCGCCGCCATCGAGATCGCCAACGCCGGAGGTGCAATCAGCATCGCGACGACGCGGACCTCAGCCAAGAAGGCAGAGCTTCTTGCCGCAGGAGCCGACTACGTGATTGCTACCGATGAGGAAGACCTTGTCGCTCGCGTGAACCAGATTACCGCAGGCAAAGGCGCGCGGATCGTCTTCGATCCCATCGCCGGAAAAGGTCTCGAAGCACTCGCCGCAGCGACAGCAGTCAGCGGCATCATCTTCGAATACGGTGCCCTCGCGACCGACCCGACACCCTACCCGCTCTTTCCAGCGCTCAGCAAACACCTCACCATCAAGGCCTACACGCTCTTCGAGATCGTTCCCTATCCAGCGCTCCTCGCCAAGGCGAAGCAGTACATCTACGAGCATCTCGCGGCTGGCGACTTCAATCCCCGCATCGACAAGAGCTTCCCGCTCGAGCAGATCGTCGAAGCGCATCGCTACATGGAGACAAACGCCCAGATCGGCAAGATCGTCGTCACCGTCTAG